The proteins below are encoded in one region of Equus caballus isolate H_3958 breed thoroughbred chromosome 16, TB-T2T, whole genome shotgun sequence:
- the LOC100066176 gene encoding zinc finger protein with KRAB and SCAN domains 7 isoform X1, whose product MVGPQGSAAYEFLCVDYTQKKWRGPAVSQRALYQKVMPENHCSAASLAGENRMESSELPAKQEISKGLESSDRLSGGLCGVVPGGPEAGDACEDALEKLEGQPSDEEGSQLESDFLEITYENKNKSTEDGCDIYKELGEHPNLSSHPAEHQGVLKGQKFYRCGECGKTFNWSSHLIGHQRIHTGEKPYECNECGKTFRQTSQLIVHLRTHTGEKPYECSVCGKTYRHSSHLIQHQRLHNGEKPYKCNECEKAFNESSKLFDHQRTHTGEKPYECHECGAAFSRSKNLIRHQVLHTGKKPYKCNECGKAFCSNRNLIDHQRIHSGEKPYECNQCGKAFSRSKCLIRHQSLHTGEKPYKCSDCGKAFSQISQLADHERMHTGEKPFECNECGKAFSLSKCLIRHQRLHTGEKPYKCNECGKSFNQNSYLIIHQRIHTGEKPYECTECGKVFSHNSSLMVHQRTHTGEKPYKCSECGKAFSDSSQLTVHQRVHTGEKPYECIECGKAFSQRSTFNHHQRTHTGEKQAGGARSVS is encoded by the exons ATGGTCGGGCCCCAG GGGTCTGCAGCGTACGAGTTCCTGTGCGTGGACTATACTCAGAAGAAGTGGAGAGGTCCAGCAGTCAGTCAGAGAGCCCTGTACCAGAAGGTCATGCCGGAAAATCACTGCAGCGCGGCCTCCCTGG CAGGTGAGAACAGAATGGAGAGTTCAGAGTTGCCTGCAAAGCAGGAAATTTCTAAAGGGTTGGAGTCATCTGATAGATTATCAGGAGGACTCTGTGGGGTGGTTCCTGGAGGACCAGAAGCTGGAGATGCCTGTGAAGATGCTTTAGAGAAGCTAGAAGGGCAACCCTCAGATGAGGAAGGGAGCCAACTCGAAAGTGATTTCCTGGAAATAACatatgagaataaaaataaatctactgAAGATGGGTGTGATATATATAAGGAACTTGGGGAACATCCAAATCTGTCTTCCCATCCTGCAGAACATCAAGGAGTCCTGAAAGGACAGAAATTCTATCGATGTGGTGAATGTGGCAAAACTTTTAATTGGAGTTCACACCTCATTGGGCATCAGAgaatccacactggagagaaaccctatgagtgTAACGAGTGTGGAAAGACATTCAGGCAGACCTCTCAGCTCATAGTTCATCTCAGAACCCACACGGGGGAAAAGCCCTATGAGTGCAGCGTGTGTGGAAAGACCTATCGACACAGCTCCCATCTCATTCAACACCAGAGACTCCATAATGGGGagaaaccttataaatgtaatgaatgtgaaAAAGCCTTCAATGAGAGCTCCAAACTGTTTGACCACCAAAGaacccacactggggagaaaccaTATGAATGCCATGAGTGTGGAGCAGCCTTCAGTCGGAGTAAAAATCTTATCCGACACCAGGTACTTCACACTGGTAAGAAACCCTACAAGTGTAATGAGTGTGGGAAAGCTTTCTGTTCTAATAGAAATCTCATTGATCATCAGAGAATCCACAGTGGGGAGAAGCCTTATGAGTGTAATCAATGTGGCAAGGCCTTCAGTCGGAGTAAATGTCTTATTCGACATCAGAGCCTCCACACTGGGGAAAAACCATACAAATGTAGTGActgtgggaaagctttcagtcaaATCTCTCAGCTTGCTGACCATGAGCGAATGcatactggagaaaaaccttttgaatgtaatgagtgtgggaaagcattcagtctgaGTAAGTGTCTTATTCGACATCAGAGACTTCACACAGGTGAAAAGCCCTATAAATGCAATGAATGTGGAAAATCCTTCAATCAAAACTCATACCTCATTATAcaccagagaattcacactggtgagaaaccttatgaatgtactGAGTGTGGGAAGGTCTTCAGCCATAATTCCAGCCTTATGGTACATCAGAGAACCCATACTGGGGAGAAACCATATAAATGCAgtgagtgtgggaaagccttcagtgaCAGCTCACAGCTTACTGTGCAccagagagttcacactggagagaaaccctatgaatgtattgagtgtggaaaagccttcagtCAGCGTTCCACTTTCAATCACCACCAgcgaactcacactggagagaagcaggCAGGTGGGGCTCGGTCAGTTTCTTAA
- the LOC100066176 gene encoding zinc finger protein with KRAB and SCAN domains 7 isoform X2 translates to MVGPQGSAAYEFLCVDYTQKKWRGPAVSQRALYQKVMPENHCSAASLGENRMESSELPAKQEISKGLESSDRLSGGLCGVVPGGPEAGDACEDALEKLEGQPSDEEGSQLESDFLEITYENKNKSTEDGCDIYKELGEHPNLSSHPAEHQGVLKGQKFYRCGECGKTFNWSSHLIGHQRIHTGEKPYECNECGKTFRQTSQLIVHLRTHTGEKPYECSVCGKTYRHSSHLIQHQRLHNGEKPYKCNECEKAFNESSKLFDHQRTHTGEKPYECHECGAAFSRSKNLIRHQVLHTGKKPYKCNECGKAFCSNRNLIDHQRIHSGEKPYECNQCGKAFSRSKCLIRHQSLHTGEKPYKCSDCGKAFSQISQLADHERMHTGEKPFECNECGKAFSLSKCLIRHQRLHTGEKPYKCNECGKSFNQNSYLIIHQRIHTGEKPYECTECGKVFSHNSSLMVHQRTHTGEKPYKCSECGKAFSDSSQLTVHQRVHTGEKPYECIECGKAFSQRSTFNHHQRTHTGEKQAGGARSVS, encoded by the exons ATGGTCGGGCCCCAG GGGTCTGCAGCGTACGAGTTCCTGTGCGTGGACTATACTCAGAAGAAGTGGAGAGGTCCAGCAGTCAGTCAGAGAGCCCTGTACCAGAAGGTCATGCCGGAAAATCACTGCAGCGCGGCCTCCCTGG GTGAGAACAGAATGGAGAGTTCAGAGTTGCCTGCAAAGCAGGAAATTTCTAAAGGGTTGGAGTCATCTGATAGATTATCAGGAGGACTCTGTGGGGTGGTTCCTGGAGGACCAGAAGCTGGAGATGCCTGTGAAGATGCTTTAGAGAAGCTAGAAGGGCAACCCTCAGATGAGGAAGGGAGCCAACTCGAAAGTGATTTCCTGGAAATAACatatgagaataaaaataaatctactgAAGATGGGTGTGATATATATAAGGAACTTGGGGAACATCCAAATCTGTCTTCCCATCCTGCAGAACATCAAGGAGTCCTGAAAGGACAGAAATTCTATCGATGTGGTGAATGTGGCAAAACTTTTAATTGGAGTTCACACCTCATTGGGCATCAGAgaatccacactggagagaaaccctatgagtgTAACGAGTGTGGAAAGACATTCAGGCAGACCTCTCAGCTCATAGTTCATCTCAGAACCCACACGGGGGAAAAGCCCTATGAGTGCAGCGTGTGTGGAAAGACCTATCGACACAGCTCCCATCTCATTCAACACCAGAGACTCCATAATGGGGagaaaccttataaatgtaatgaatgtgaaAAAGCCTTCAATGAGAGCTCCAAACTGTTTGACCACCAAAGaacccacactggggagaaaccaTATGAATGCCATGAGTGTGGAGCAGCCTTCAGTCGGAGTAAAAATCTTATCCGACACCAGGTACTTCACACTGGTAAGAAACCCTACAAGTGTAATGAGTGTGGGAAAGCTTTCTGTTCTAATAGAAATCTCATTGATCATCAGAGAATCCACAGTGGGGAGAAGCCTTATGAGTGTAATCAATGTGGCAAGGCCTTCAGTCGGAGTAAATGTCTTATTCGACATCAGAGCCTCCACACTGGGGAAAAACCATACAAATGTAGTGActgtgggaaagctttcagtcaaATCTCTCAGCTTGCTGACCATGAGCGAATGcatactggagaaaaaccttttgaatgtaatgagtgtgggaaagcattcagtctgaGTAAGTGTCTTATTCGACATCAGAGACTTCACACAGGTGAAAAGCCCTATAAATGCAATGAATGTGGAAAATCCTTCAATCAAAACTCATACCTCATTATAcaccagagaattcacactggtgagaaaccttatgaatgtactGAGTGTGGGAAGGTCTTCAGCCATAATTCCAGCCTTATGGTACATCAGAGAACCCATACTGGGGAGAAACCATATAAATGCAgtgagtgtgggaaagccttcagtgaCAGCTCACAGCTTACTGTGCAccagagagttcacactggagagaaaccctatgaatgtattgagtgtggaaaagccttcagtCAGCGTTCCACTTTCAATCACCACCAgcgaactcacactggagagaagcaggCAGGTGGGGCTCGGTCAGTTTCTTAA